DNA from Lactobacillus sp. ESL0791:
AACCGCCGTCACCGCCGAGGTTCCAAACTTCACGGTCTGGGCAAGCAGTCGCCGCAGCAATAGCCGCTGGTGAGCCAAAGCCCATTGTAGCGTACAAGCCTGAAGTAGCCCAAACTTGCTTGTCGTGCAAGTTCATTAACCGTTGGAAGTCAATGTTAATGTTACCAACATCGATACCAAACATTGCATCGTCTGCGGCATATTTGTTAATAACGTCAAAAATTGGTTCACGACGAATTGGCATCTCTTCTGAGTTGTCAAAACTGTGCTGCCATTCATCCCAGTTCTTGCGGTCTTCAAGTCCAGCCTTGTAAAGTGGTGATTCCTCACGAGCTTCGCCAGCATCAATAATTGCTTGCAAAGTCTTAGCACCGTCAGCCAAGATCGGCACATCAACTGCATGACGCTTACCCAACTTTTCTGAGTCAACATCAATTTGAATCATCTTAGCCTTCGGGTTAAAGAAGAAGACAGAGAATGGTGAGTTGTTACCCACCCAAACAACCAAGTCCGCATGTGTTTGGATATCATCACTTGCTTTAGGAGCACAACGACCAATTGAACCCAAATATGCAGGAAATGCATCTTCAACAATTCCCTTAGCAATAACTGATGACATGATTGGCATCTTGAATTTGTCTGAAAATGCCTTTAAGACATCGCCGTGACCTTTCATACCCATGCCATAATAAACTACTGGGTTCTTGGCTTCCTTGATCAATTTAACGGCTGCGTCAACCGATTCCTTAGTTGGTGCTGCGTGGTTAGGCACTGCTGTCAATGTGTTAGCAGTAACACGGAAGTTGTCGTTAATTTCTGCCCAGCCAAAGTCTTTTGGCAAAATTAAAATTGCTGGACCCTTCTTAGCATAAGCTTGACGAAGAGCCTCATCCATCATTGACGGAATTTGTTGTGCAGTTTTAATTTGGTGATTCCAAACAGCAACGGAATCAAACCATGGCTTCTCATCAAAAGCTTGGAAGAAGTCAATATCTTGACGATTAGTTGGTACATTAGCAACAATCGCAACCATTGGCACCTTATCGTATTTTGCATCGTATAAACCATTCATCAAGTGAACAGCACCAGGGCCGGCTGAACCAAAGCATAC
Protein-coding regions in this window:
- the spxB gene encoding pyruvate oxidase, with product MTKINGSDAMLQVLCDWGIDHIYGYPGGSFDSTMNAILNFKDKLKFIEVRHEEAGALAAAAEYKLTGKIGVCFGSAGPGAVHLMNGLYDAKYDKVPMVAIVANVPTNRQDIDFFQAFDEKPWFDSVAVWNHQIKTAQQIPSMMDEALRQAYAKKGPAILILPKDFGWAEINDNFRVTANTLTAVPNHAAPTKESVDAAVKLIKEAKNPVVYYGMGMKGHGDVLKAFSDKFKMPIMSSVIAKGIVEDAFPAYLGSIGRCAPKASDDIQTHADLVVWVGNNSPFSVFFFNPKAKMIQIDVDSEKLGKRHAVDVPILADGAKTLQAIIDAGEAREESPLYKAGLEDRKNWDEWQHSFDNSEEMPIRREPIFDVINKYAADDAMFGIDVGNINIDFQRLMNLHDKQVWATSGLYATMGFGSPAAIAAATACPDREVWNLGGDGGFAMMSQELLTEARYNMHIMNVVFTNETLGFIQAEQEDQSHQPLSGVILPDNDWAKVAEGMNVKGVTVRTKKEFEDAVKEWKTSDGPMLVDVKLTHEMPYSTEVNTLDDPAFVKKYQAEGLKPFSYFADKYGVVDALIVSEAKEENTEETDTTSSASE